The DNA segment AGTCTATAAAATCACGAAGTCACAGGAGTTGCATTGGTTGGATTTAGCAAGGCTGTGTACAGCAATATGGGAGTAAAGAGCCAGGTAGGGTTGGCATGGAGCTTTCTGTGCTTAGTCAAGGGCAAGTTGAGACTGATAACAATAAAGCAGGGATGCAGCCAATGCCTCTTTTATTGCTTCATATCCTAATTTTAATGGGAAAGCTGTAATTAAGGGAATTTAGCTCCAAGCTATGACCTCACAGGGTTGATACATCAGATGCTGCCTTAAAAATAACTCATCAGAAATCAGGGAGTCTTCCCTAGCAGCTCATCTTTTACCAATGCAGTTCCTCCTGAAATACTGGTTTCCAGGCCAAAACCTGGACTGGAATCCAGGGGGCAGAACGAGGCAGCTTTGCATGCAATTAACCTCTCCAGCAACATCAAAAGGTTGTTCTTTCCTCTGCTCTTGTCTGCTCATCTCTTCTGTTCTGGAAAAAGTGGTGGAAAACTACTGAGTACCAACTGTCCTCTGTTAAAAATAATGGTGGAAGTATCCTGCTAACAGGTGATGGAAACTTTTGCCCTTGGATGTCTGCTAGGCATGGTTTCTGTGGAGAGTTTCTGAGGAGCTTTGTAATATTCTGCTCTGGTTTTGTATTGTTTCAGAGCTCCAAGGAGCTCTCTGCTGCTTCAAAGGGAGGGTGAACCCTTTTTCTGGCAACGATTTGATAAGGTAGGGGTTAAGAGAATTGCTTGATGTTGGATGATTGCAGCACTACATGAAAAGATGCCCAAAGCTTGAAAGATTGAACTTTGATGAGCAGACAGCTTTTAATTCAGCCTATCTCAAGGTAACCACGTCTGCAGTGGCTGAGGCTGTCATTTGGTGCCACCAGAGTTTAGACAGCACCAACAGAGGCAGTCCCCAAGCCTGCCACAGCCGTGGTGGGTTCCAAACCTTGCAGCTCTGCCATCCCCATGCCAGTGCAGGCACCTGTGGGtctgtgctgctcctgagcGATCCAGGGTCATAAAATACATCCTGCCCCTTTCTCCCAGGGTTACTAAATACTTTATGCAGGTCACTGTGGCCCCACAAAGCCACATGTTGGCAGAGCAGGAGCGGTGGGCTGGTGATGGACAGCAGTGGGTGAAGTGACACGTAATCAGCAGATCGTTTTGTTTGCAGACTTCTTATCTGGAGGCGTTTGCATCAGAACTCTAAATCAAGCAAAGCTGCATGTGAAAGGCACTCCTGACTTGCAGGGGAGGTCACAGAAAGGGTAATTTTGTTAAGCTAttgaaagaataaaacaatcaTTAATGAGCTGTTCTCTCCATTAGTGAAGCGACTTTTATCCGGAGATGTAAACATATTTAGGAGCATTAGGAATAAGAAAGATGGGGGCCTGTATCTTTGATATTACTCCCTTAGGGCTGGTTGTTCAAAATTCAGAGCCTTGGACCCCGAGATTCAAAGCAAGGACTGATTCTGGCTTCAGGTGAAACCATGTGAGCTCTCAGCACTTCATAGGGCTGATGTGAGAACTGGGGTGTCCATGACACAGCAGCtaaaattagttaaaaaaaaaaaaaaaaaaaaaaaaaaaaaaaaaggaaagaagaaaaaaaagagaaattttgaTGGGAGAATGGATAAAAGCCAAAAACCTTCCCAGTATCAGTGGCTGATGCAGGAAGAAAGTCCTGCTCTCCTCTCTGCCATTCCCCTAGCAGAACCATGTTGAAATCAGTAAATATTGGGCAACTTTGAACAATCAAACAGTCCTGCACAGCAGGGTatcacccagagctgcagcacagcctcagAGCACATTGGAAAGATCAACAGAGCTGCCTGGTCATGGTGTAAAGTTCACTTCCAATTCTATGTGAAGAATCATTGCATTTCTGTTCCCCTCAAGCTAGGAAGCTGGTCCCATGAGCAAACCTTGGGAAGAAGTGAAGGGAACACCACTTAGTGTTTGGGCTGGAGCTGGTGAGCACAGGAGTCCAGCTCCCACAGACCCATGGCAGCTGTTTCTCCTTAATTCCTCAACTTCCAgatcttttccccttttctcttcaGTCAACAACCACTGTTGCTTCTTGGGTGCTTTTGGCTTTCCACACAAAACTAAGAATGGTTTCAaatggaaatttgggaaaataataGCAAGGAGGATCTCCTGGAACAAAAAAAAGGCCCCTGTGGAGTTGACAAGGCTGCAGTAATGAGAGGAAATTAGCACCTCAGTTTAGCTTTGGGTAGAGCCTGTCAAAATCTGTTAAAAATGATTATATGAATTTCCCTTCCCTGACGCTCTTATACaagttttaaaatggaaaatgtgttGTACAAGGAAGTTCTTCTCAAAAATCATTAACTTTTTGATAGGAAAATATGTCTGTTTTGGTGTTGGCCACAAAGCctcatattttttcctttggtttttacAAAAGCTTGACATTTTGATCCAATTAGCTTTTCTTTTGTGCAAGGTACAATTGAAACCTCTCCCCAGATAACAGTTATCACAATGATGATGAAACCACAAGGTAAATTCTGCCCATTTCATGAATGAGcccaatttttatttctcttcatcACAAAAGTCATCCCACATTTGTTGTACACATTGTTGGTTGCTGTGTTACGGGACATATCACCAGGTATCAGATGCTTTACTCTTGCAGAAGCACTTCTAATGGAGATGGAAGCTTCTGTTGGCTGAATTTtagaacaacagcaaaaaataataatacaaaacaaaaatatcatctTCAGCTGCATAGCAAAAATGGATCAAAAATTTAACACTGTATCAGATCACAAGCGTAAATATACCTCAccataaataaaattcattgTACAAAATAACTCAAGCAGCTTTTCATACAAATATGATACATTTGACAACAGTTTTTGAGaatattttcttggttttttttacacctttgattcttttctcttttgttctcCAATACACATGAGCCTACTGGACTGGAGTAACGCAGGAGGAAAAGGACTAATGTTGTTCAATGCTACTAAGTGCTGTcagaatttaaaaggaaaaccactGAAGCGCTGAATTTCATCTAGTTTGCTTCCCCTTTCTATTGTAGCATTACAAGTCAAGTGTAGCATCATCCCAGAAAAGCATGTGTACTGCCAACAGTCACATTTTGTAATGGCAAAGCCAGAGGGAACATTAAAATAACCCAGTCTGACTTCATTCATGGCACAGGCCATCCCTTCTCCCTGTAATTTCTGTATGGAGCCAACAACTTGTCTTTGGAGTAGACATTCCAAGTGGTGGCTGGTGAGTGCTGGGCAGTTTGCAGACTACTTTAGCATAAGCAGGAAAATACAGGTAATAAAAAACAAATCCGTTGTCAGTGGACTTGGGAGGATTCATACAGGGATCAACATTTCCCTAAGAAAACAATATTAGAAGTCTGCAGATTTTTATAAAAGACTTAAAAATATAGGACTGAAGCACAACTGCAAGGAAGACTCCTAAACTTGGCAGAAAATCTGCAAGTATCCCTGACCCCCTGGCAATCCATTATTATTTAGCCCCTACTCTTACAAATGTGCTCCCTATTTCCATTAACAATTATGACATTTAAAAAAGTacgggaggaaaaaaagaacattttcaatTGAGTTGTTTAAAGATCTAAGCCTGAACCTTTCTCATATACAGACAAAGAGGGTGAGAAAACTGAAGCTAAGGAGACTCTTAATCCTTGAGATGATCAAAGGACAGTAACATCAAATCTCAGAAATTAAGACTGTGATTATTACGAGCTGATATCTCATACTACTTGAGCAAAAAGCAAAAGATCTGCATACACTCTACCATCAAAACACTTCACATTTTGTTCATGCACTTTGACATTTTGCTCAAAACATTTAATCCCTTGGAATCTGGAGGGATTTTACATTTTTGCTGGCAAATCTGAGGGCAACAAATAGTTTCAACTACCTTTCTTTCAAGTACAGACTGTACAACAACTTTCCAGTGCAACTGTGTTTTGCAGGGTTGTAGGGAATTATGCCAAAACTACAGGAAAAGAATGCAAACAGATTTACAGATTAGTAGGTGAAATATCTCATGACTCACTCCAGACCTAAACTGATGAAAAGAGGGATTTAAATTCACCTAACTATATCCCATTTTGTCTAGGTAGCTGTGACTGGGCTGTTTGGTACAGTTCATCCTTTTGTAGCAACTTCTCGTTCATGCTGGTTTCCAAGAAGATTCCAGCATTCTACAGCTTGTCAGATGTAATAGGACACTTAATTTGTGCTGTGCCTAGAGGTGGCTCTGAAAGCCAGACAGGGACTTGTGCCAACTTTTCAGCAAGACTTTCATACCAAAATAACAAGCACTTGCTATTTAGGTCAGGAAAAATAGGATCTTGGTCGGATCTATCTTCCTTGCATCTTGTTTTccacaaaaaataaagtgcttgattcttctcttccttttaaaaatatatatctctAGATACCCTCACTCCAGTAGTGTGGAAATGTTGGATCATGATGGAATGCCAGAATTGACATCCTTAGTGGAAGAGTAAGTAGAGAGCAAGCCCCAGATGCtcttctgctgctcttcctcactgcacagaggaaagaacTTGCCTTGCTGGGCTGGGTCCTTCCCTGACACTCCAAGATTTCAGCCAGACTTCCTGAGATTTCATTTTACTTTCAGATTACTGTGCTGCACaatttcctccctgcagctgaaaaggtCTGTCTCAGTAATAAAAGGAAACTCAAGGTGTGAAAATGTCCAGTACTTGTCACATGTGGGGTATTGTGTTTATCAAGGGAGTAGGTGATGAGAGTCTGGGAGCACAAACTCATGCCACACACCAAGATCTCCTCTTGCCAGCAGTGGTGTGCTGGCTGTTCTTTCTGAAGACAAAAAACTCCAGCTCAGGTAATTTCTACTAATTAATTATATGCTCCCTCTGAGAGAATAAATGCCCAGGCTCTGCCTTTTTAACATCTGTAACAACATGCAGTTTACAAGGCATGATGAAATGCATGGAACAAATATGTATTATCACATCTGGACACAGCAATTTTTGCTGTGGCCAGGCTAGAGCTGAGGAAACACCGCCAGTGGTGAGGCTGGCATAATTTTCTCTTGGAGCACATGGTTTAATCTCCTTTCACATCAAACATAAGCTTTTGTATCACTCCAATGACACTGCTGAGGGTTAGAAGCAAGTTAGACCAGGAGTTATGAAATCCTCCTTGAAGTTCCACCTGAATTTCTTCTCAATATCCGGGGATCTTAGATTAGCTGAGTGGGAAAAGGCAACAGACTCCAGTGTTCTCTCTGAACATCTCTGAACTGGGAAAATCTGGGTATGTTTTTAAGCTTATCctatattttatcttttctaaACAATCATATAATTTCTGAGTGATGGGAAGTTCCCTAAGCCCTGCTGGTAGTCACTATTCTCTGGAGAAAGGTATTTGTTTGCTGTGCCACTAGGAATTTGTCTAAACCAAGAGAAAACAGCACCTCAGAACACAAACAGGTGACATATCCTGGTTCTCACCCTTAGTTGAAGAACAAAGACCCTGTATGTTCAAGGTAACTACACTTGCATCCTGTCAGCACCAGTGATTTTTCCACCCAAAGTAGTATGTTTCAGAGCACATTCACATGAATGCAGCCTCCTCTGTAACCCACAGGAAATCTGGTTTAGTCCATAGATGTGTCTTCAGGGAAGAACCTCTGCATTAAATTAAGTGGACATCCCATAGCATGGAAAAAGCCAGGCTTCTCTTTCCCCAGCTCTCTGAAGTGCTCAGGAGTTATCTGGTGACTGCATCATTGCTATCCTCAAGCCCACATGCCAAAGCTCATGGAAACAACTGCTGGAAAGGCCAAGGACACAGCAGAGAGCACAAAGCTCACCCCTGCCTGGGTCAGGCATCCATCCACAActggcctggcagggctcctCTGCACCCAGCACTCGATCCATGCGTGACATCCTGCATTCATCCCTTCTTCCCCTCGAAGAGAGGATCAGGGACTTGTcctcagcccctgctgctccttggcTGGTGGCACAGGTCATGGGGGTGTTGATTTGTCCTGCTGCTTCTGTGGTGGGAGTGAGTTCCCGGCGCCATGGGAGCGTGGAGATCTCCCACCTGAGGCTGCGGTATGGCTTCAGAGAGATGTGTGGACTGGGTGAACCACAGGGAAAACCACTTCAtggaagaaaagcacattttgcccacccacccccacccccctcAAGTCCAAAAGCTACGAGTAAAACTGATCACAGGGATGGTACAGAGGAACATGCACTCACACAGGGCGAGGGGAAGGTGTGTCCTTGTGTGGGGAGGCAGACCCAGCCTCACTCCCTTGTCAGGCCACACACCATCAAGTTTACCCCTCCCTTTAGCTGCTCTGGGTTCAGTCCCTGCTCCCTTCCCAACCCGTGCAGGGTCCATGTCCACACTAGCAGGTGGTGGCCAGTGACTGGTGGATGGGCGGCTGGAAGCAGCGCACGTGCTCCACCGTGGAACTGTCTGTTTCCACCGACTTCATGTACTTGTTCAGGATGGCAAAGATCTCGTTGTTCAGGATCTGATACTTCCTGATCCTGTCGGCCATCTTCTTCAAGGGCTGGAGGGATGgtgagggagagaaagagaacatGAAAGATTTTATGTCATCTGACCAGCCAGGAAGTagcagcagctgagccctgctgctggaaagCTCTGCTAAGGCAAAGCAGCTCTAACACATGCTCCTGCTCCACTTAGCACCTCGCAGGGACCGGTGACTCGCTTCATTACTGGGTTTGATGACTCAAGGAAGAGCATTAACAGGATCACTGAGTGGTCCTCAGTTAACCACTCCAAAGTCTAGGCTCCCAGCTGATTATTGATAAAGTCAGTGAGATCACAGGATGGTTGCTGGAAATACCAGCTCCTCAGGTCCAGCTTCCCAACcccaggaagaagggaaaagctttgggagaaaaaaagatttgATTTTTGAGCCAATTAAAACCTTGGCCTCTCTGCTGAGACTGCAGATGGAAACCTTACAGCAAGGGCAGCCAGTAGGAATAAGATTAACACCAGGCTTTGCTGTAATTGATGAATTTGGACAAAGCAAGATAGAAAATAGAAAGCAGTGTGTTGGTTTTGGTCCTTTGGGACGTCACCGTTCAACTTACCACGTTTTTTATGATTTCATCTTTCCCATCCTGCCTCTGCACCTTCAGCAAGTGGTAGCAGAAGTCAAAGAGGTCAAAGCGCCGTTGCTGTCCAAGGAGAACAATGATCGAGCAACCTGCCCAGTTCAGACCATCTCCAAAGCACTGCCTGGGGGGAGGAACAGGGTGATGGGTGGGGAGAGATGACAGGATAGAGTTAGGCAAGAGAAGCACCATGGCACCAGGAACTTTCTTTGATGAATTCCTAGGGAAACTGGGTTCAGTCCTGCTCCTAGAAAGTGAGTATACACCTAAAGAAAATTAACCCAGAAggagaaaatacagaattacATCCAGGATAGGTGCATAGGATGAACCACAGGGTTAAGATGGGTGAGGACCTAGTATTGGGTTGTTGGCCTATCCACCCATCTCCTGCCTGTCACTCAGGCACTTTACCTTGCTCTTTCCTCCAGCTGTTCCAGTACGAAGCTGAGCACAAGCAAGCCCTTTCACCAAGGACCCACACTCCCCCTCTACCTGCACAGAGGCTCTCACTGCAGCTGAGGGCACGGCGGGGGCCAGCCGGGCCCGTCAGCCCGCGAGCAGCCgtggcaggagctggctggggacaCTCACTCTGCCGTGAACTCGTTGGTGCCCACGGGGATGCAGTACACGAACTGCATGGCGCTCCAGAGCCGGTGGAACTCCACGCACTCGTCCACGTGCATCACCCCGTTGGTGGGGGGCGGCCCGCGCCAGATGGGGTCCTGCAGGTAGCTCCGGATGCGCGTCAGGATCACCTCGAACATGGAGAGCCCGCAGCACAGCCGCTCCTTGGTCAGCAGGTCCCCCTCCCGGGCGATGGCTATTTGctgaggacagggacagccagagggACACGAGTGAGGACGTGACCCACACCCGCCGGATTTAACGCTGCCTGCTCTCTCCCCGGCTCTGTCGCCTCGTGGGAGGTCCAACCTTACCTCTGATGGCTGCTCCCACCAGACAATGCTCATCCCTCAAACAGGAGGCTTAATGTGGTGCTCTGCTCTATTTCACCGACCTCTGGATCTTTTGGAGTAACTATGGACGTCAGAACAGCAGagctgaaggcaaagctctGACCAGAAATACTGATCCTTAATTCTGCTAGCATGCTGCTCTGCCCTCATAGTGCTACTCAGCGTTTCGTTTCAAGATTTTCATTTCATCATTCATTTAATGGGTTTCGTCTCATGATTTCTGCAGATTATGAAGATGAAACAGGAGAGAACAGGGACATTTTGCTTCCCAGGACATTGCCATCATCTCTTCAAAATGCAGATAGCCTATGGCTTTCTTGATCTCCTTTGTAGTTAGGGTTAAAAAGCTCTGAGGAAGATGAGAAGCCACTGCAAACTTGATACTAAAAAACTTGTGGTTTATAAGAAAGCCAAATAATTTTACCCCAGATGTGGAAGCTTTACACGTGAATAATTTCTGTGACATCCCCGCTCAGATTTAGATATACAAATCTGGAATAGCTCCACTGGATGAAGTTAGTTTGGCTTTTACACTAGAGGCAAATTAAAAGAGAATTAACTTCATTTCAGCCCTACTGCTCCCCatgaggacaaaaaaaaaaaaataaaagaaaaagagggatttAAAACAAGCAAGCAGTGCCTTCCCCCAAGCTCACTGAGTGGTGCAAGCATGAGGGTCTCTCTCTGCCCTGGTatcctcccagctgccccatTTCCTGCTGTTCCAGTGGCAGGACTGACTTctctctgcagtgctgccaaaAATAACTCATGAAATGGGAGCTGGGTGCTgtcagagctgtgcctgtggcTGTGGGAGGCTCTGGCTCTGCCGTGCTCACCTTGGCAGAGGAGTGGCTGCACAGGCAGAGCCTTTCACCCCTCCCACCACTCTGGAACAGGCCACAGAACACGTGTGACATTTACTGAGACCCTGCCTATTCCAGAGGACCTCCTGGAGCTTTAAGCAGTATTTAAGCATTTGCTCCAttcccagctgtccctgcaaTGCCTATAAAAATGTTATCCCCAATCAGTCACCACGGGGACTTGCAGCAGCTGGGACAAAGGGCAGGCACATGTCCTGGCCAGACATACTCATTAAGAACATGAATTATGCTTGGTTTACTTGGGTCATCTTCATTCCACTCTGAAAAATGCATGAATGTGCTTGCACATCCCCATTCCTGATTATCAATTTATGCTGGCAGTAACCTCAAGCATTTTTAGTTTGGTTGCTCTTGAAATCAGAAGCTTTGCAATTCCTGCTTGTGCCACAATTTCAAGGATGTTCTGGGGATCTCAGCTTAATTAGTATTCAACTAAGAGCAAGTATCAAGGGAAAGCTGTCATCATGTGCAGAGGCCATATCTGGTGTGGGATCCCTTGATCTGTTAAAAGCAGAACAGCATCACTGGTTCCATGGCACACACCTGCATGTGTTTGCTTGGCAAGTACAGGTTTATTTCATCCATCTTTTTTAGCTAAAGGCTGTACACTGTCCCTCTCCTCACCTGCTCCAAGCTCTTATGGGCACAGATCTGCACACACTGGTCTATCATGGCAAAAGGAGGGCACAGTAGATACAGAGCCATTTCAAATATAAATTATGTGTCAGCATTACTGTTTGCTAAAATTTTACATAGTGATCAAAGGGACACGTTTGAGAACAAACTTCTCCAGTGATCTTAGTAGACAATTTCTGAAGAAACTTAAATTAGAAAAGGATGCATCTGGCTTTCAGTGTAGGTAGTGCCATTCAGTTATGCACACTCACAGACAGAATTTGGTTCTAAGATTCATCACCGTAAGACCAGTCTTTGATACAGGACCACCATCCTAGGGTAGATATCTGAACATGGGCAAAGcagctggaaagctgctggTCCCATGTTCAGAGCTGTCTCACAGTCCAGGGTCCCACTGATTTCTAagatcaggagaggaaggatgTTCTCAAGGTAAATTGCTACAGGATGCCACTGTGCTGACTCAGTTATTCCTTCTGTCTTCAGAAGCAAATGCTCTGATTATTTCCAGGGAAGAAACCAGACTGACCAAGAACTTCTGAAAACCTCTTATTAAATACCTTTATGGTCAGCATTAAAGGGGAGAGGATTCCTTTAATGAACCACTTTGACCCCCCTGCTTCTTTATAAATGGTCCCTCAAATAGCTGCTTCTGGATTTCCAATGCAAAGTAATTATTTACAGCAATCATTGGCAGTTTTCCTGCCATTGCACAAATCCAGTTTTGATTTTCCAGTTTTTGAACCTCTTTTACAGCCTGTATACTGGCGAACTTGACAGAACCCTACCCAAAACCTGCAAAAACCCATAGATCCCCACTATAACATGCATGGGGCCACCTTTTGGGAGAGGCTTCGGGCAGGCAACTTCAGCTTAGATTCTGGACAATTGTTACAAGGCATTTATGCATTCTGTAGGAAAAACTCCTGTATAGCCTGTGTCCAAAACTGCATTTCCAAAATGCATGTCCAAAACTGCATAAAAGGAGCAAGCTTAGAAGCTATGGAGGCATCTATAGAAAGCAACTCTTGTGTTCATTTACATTTGAGCTCAAAAAAATCTGGTACCCAACCGTACCTGTGTGATAAATATGGGAACAgtttacagaaaaataactttttagtGGGACATGAaatatcttttgttttcatCACCATTGTAACTAGAGCAGAGATAAGCAACGAGTGGACTCTAATAGCAGAATTCAATGATGATTTTGCATGGAAAGAAGGAGAGATAGAAAGACCAACACAAAGACACGAAAACACAGAGGTGAATTCTTTTTCCCGAGTGTCTCCTTTAAAAGGAAGTGTCTACAGAGTAAGATAAAGCCCTCAGTTTTTCAGCAAATTTCTCTGTTTCAGATGATTTTCAATGATGCAAAGTTCAAAATGTCCTTGatccatgaggaaaaaaaaatacaggaacaaATATCAACCACTTTCTGCCTGCCATAGATCTGTCACCTCCTACACCAGCTGAGTGTTCGTTCCATTCCCGCATCAGTACATTACAGGAAAAGGGTGTTGATTCATTTGATACGTGAAAGATTTTTATCCCATCAATCCCAAGTAAATGGGCACTTGAAGTTTGATTATTACTATCAATGGACCTCAAATTTTGCCCATTACACTGATCAGTCTAGGAGATATTTTAAACAGTACTGAGTTTCTGCACAAGAGATCTTTCCCAATCTGAGACCCACGTCAAGAAGACACTTAAATGGAGCTGTAATTTTAAGCATGTGCTGAAGCTCTAAGCATGTGCTAGGAGGGAAACCATTCACAGATGTTGTCCTTGACAGGGATGAGCTTAAATGGACCCCACTGCAGTCCTAAAACGGGATCCCCAAAAGTGATGGCAATTGATTTTTAGGACAGCCCTGCAAAGATTCTcctcaaaccactccagcaaTTCTCCATCTTTAAAGTGGAGATGAAGAGGCTTTTGAAGTTGTTCTGATTCAGACCTGGCTTCTATCACACTTGCTCTCcatctccctgccagctctcctgATTGAAGGCAGCAACACAAATAGTGTGTGGTGCCTGGATCTACTTACAAATTTCCTTTCAGAGTGTTTGCTCGGGCAAGGATTCAGATTTGCTCGTCCAATTGatgttttgggggaaaaaaaaatcaatcaatcaattaaaaaaaaaaaaaaaaaaaaaaaaagatcacttTTCCCAAGGCCATGCAGGCCATGTGGGGACTGCTACGAGTTTCCAACAGCCATCCCTTCCAATGCAATCCTTACCTGCGGAGTGCCCAGCCTCTCTATTAGGGGAACCAGGTGAAGTGGGGCATACTTGGCTTCGAGACGCTTCATGCGCACCTCCAAGCGTTCTCCTTCTGTCAAGCGAGCAGCAAACAGTGAAATGAGAGGAGGAAGTGGAGACCCGCGACTTTCCGCAGagtttgctcagagctgcccCCCAGCAACCATCCGAGGAGCCTGTGGGACCAGGGAGCCAAACCGACAGCCATGAGGGGCCAGTGATgcagaggagggagggatgggcGAGTGCAGGAGTGCagtctcagcagcagctgtatCACACATGTCCAAAGCACGTCCCTGGTACCAGCACTCCTGTTGAGATGGACATTTCATGCTGCCATTCTCCAAAGAGGCTGTGAAATGGCTTCCAAACCTTAAGGGAACCCCCGAACTGACTGAGGTTTCAGGTTGTAACTGTGCTACAGGAAATGCACCCCTggcttttgttcttttgtttgcaCCTGATGTTTGGCTGTATCCACTGATCTGTTTGGAGGGGGAAGCAGGGTCAGAGCTAATCCTCAGCAGAGATGGGAGAGAAAACAGC comes from the Lonchura striata isolate bLonStr1 chromosome 15, bLonStr1.mat, whole genome shotgun sequence genome and includes:
- the LOC110470808 gene encoding cytoplasmic FMR1-interacting protein 2 gives rise to the protein MEELLKIVKSLLQGTILQYVKTLIEVMPKICRLPRHEYGSPGILEFFHHQLKDIIEYAELKTDVFQSLREVGNAILFCLLIEQALSQEEVCDLLHAAPFQNILPRVYIKEGERLEVRMKRLEAKYAPLHLVPLIERLGTPQQIAIAREGDLLTKERLCCGLSMFEVILTRIRSYLQDPIWRGPPPTNGVMHVDECVEFHRLWSAMQFVYCIPVGTNEFTAEQCFGDGLNWAGCSIIVLLGQQRRFDLFDFCYHLLKVQRQDGKDEIIKNVPLKKMADRIRKYQILNNEIFAILNKYMKSVETDSSTVEHVRCFQPPIHQSLATTC